The following proteins come from a genomic window of Methylorubrum populi:
- a CDS encoding PhzF family phenazine biosynthesis protein has protein sequence MLERRFATLDVFTDTPLAGNPLAVVLDAEGLDDAAMQAVAREFNLSETVFVLPPEEPRHRARLRIFTPARELPFAGHPTVGTAVLLALRDRAERQAVGLADAAAFGLEEGIGIVSCVVEAAEDGRSARARFKLPVLPTYLGEARPNDALAAALGVKPNEIGFNRHQPSRHGAGPLFTFVPLASTEALTRARLDAARFERLFPQAQADALYLYALDPVGLGHRYQARMFAPHLGVAEDPATGSAAAAFAGVLMQFEPLGEGTHDVVIRQGAAMGRPSTIDLQLVIGEGALRSVEIGGQAVVVSEGVLRVG, from the coding sequence ATGCTGGAACGCCGCTTCGCCACCCTCGACGTGTTCACCGACACGCCGCTCGCCGGAAACCCGCTCGCGGTGGTGCTCGACGCCGAAGGGCTCGACGATGCGGCGATGCAGGCCGTCGCCCGCGAGTTCAACCTGTCGGAGACGGTCTTCGTCCTGCCGCCGGAGGAGCCGCGCCACCGGGCGCGCCTGCGCATCTTCACGCCCGCCCGCGAACTCCCCTTCGCCGGCCATCCGACCGTCGGCACGGCGGTGCTTCTCGCCCTGCGCGACCGGGCCGAGCGGCAGGCGGTGGGTCTGGCCGATGCCGCCGCCTTCGGGCTCGAGGAGGGGATCGGCATCGTCTCCTGCGTCGTCGAGGCGGCCGAGGACGGCCGCAGCGCCCGCGCCCGTTTCAAGCTACCCGTCCTGCCGACCTATCTCGGCGAAGCCCGGCCGAACGACGCTCTCGCCGCGGCCCTGGGTGTGAAGCCGAACGAGATCGGCTTCAATCGCCATCAGCCGAGCCGCCACGGCGCCGGCCCCCTCTTCACCTTCGTGCCTCTGGCGTCCACCGAGGCGCTGACGCGGGCCCGGCTCGATGCCGCCCGGTTCGAGCGCCTGTTCCCGCAGGCGCAGGCAGACGCGCTCTACCTCTACGCCCTCGACCCGGTAGGGCTCGGGCATCGCTACCAGGCGCGGATGTTCGCGCCGCATCTCGGGGTCGCCGAAGACCCGGCGACGGGCAGCGCCGCCGCGGCCTTCGCGGGCGTGCTGATGCAGTTCGAGCCATTGGGGGAGGGCACCCACGACGTGGTGATCCGCCAGGGCGCCGCCATGGGCCGGCCGAGCACAATCGACCTCCAGCTCGTCATCGGTGAGGGCGCGCTGCGTTCCGTCGAGATCGGCGGGCAGGCGGTGGTGGTGAGCGAGGGCGTGCTGCGTGTCGGTTGA
- the pdxY gene encoding pyridoxal kinase PdxY produces the protein MKVLSIQSHVAYGHVGNSSAVFPMQRLGVEVWPVHTVQFSNHTGYGEWRGRVFDGPAVEEVVQGVAERGALKDCDAVLSGYMGSADIGTAILRAVAAVRAANREALYCCDPVIGDTYSGVYVRPGIADFMRSQAVPAADILTPNQFELDLISDAPSDTLEAAKRAAASVQALGPRVLLVTSLTTAETPPDAIDMMAAEGGAFWRVRTPRLDLKAVSGAGDAVAALYLVHYLRTRSAALALGMAAASIHGLLRRTAEAGSEELVTVAAQDEFVTPSTAFPVESV, from the coding sequence ATGAAGGTTCTGTCGATCCAGTCGCACGTCGCCTACGGTCATGTCGGGAATTCGTCCGCCGTCTTCCCGATGCAGCGTCTCGGCGTCGAGGTCTGGCCGGTCCACACGGTGCAGTTCTCCAACCACACCGGCTACGGAGAGTGGCGCGGGCGCGTCTTCGACGGGCCGGCGGTGGAGGAGGTGGTGCAGGGCGTGGCCGAGCGCGGTGCGTTGAAGGACTGCGACGCGGTGCTCTCCGGCTATATGGGCTCGGCCGATATCGGCACCGCGATACTTCGGGCGGTGGCCGCCGTGCGGGCGGCCAATCGCGAGGCGCTGTATTGCTGCGATCCAGTGATCGGCGACACCTATTCCGGCGTCTATGTCCGCCCCGGCATCGCCGACTTCATGCGATCTCAGGCGGTGCCGGCGGCCGACATCCTCACGCCGAACCAGTTCGAACTCGACCTGATCTCGGACGCCCCGAGCGACACGCTGGAGGCGGCCAAGCGCGCCGCCGCCTCGGTGCAGGCGCTGGGGCCGCGGGTGCTGCTCGTCACCTCGCTCACCACCGCCGAGACGCCGCCGGACGCAATCGACATGATGGCGGCGGAGGGCGGGGCGTTCTGGCGGGTGCGCACGCCCCGGCTCGACCTGAAAGCGGTGTCGGGGGCGGGCGATGCGGTCGCCGCGCTCTATCTCGTTCATTACCTGCGCACTCGCTCGGCGGCCCTGGCGCTCGGCATGGCGGCGGCCTCGATCCACGGCCTGCTGCGGCGGACCGCCGAGGCCGGCTCGGAGGAACTAGTGACCGTCGCCGCCCAGGACGAGTTCGTCACGCCGAGCACGGCGTTTCCGGTCGAGAGCGTCTGA
- a CDS encoding NUDIX hydrolase, with protein sequence MSVEIAGDAAPGFSITPLRRVSARRVEHDWSWMRDNAEAIDRNWEQRKAKTPSLFDGPVYLASGCAIAEDACEASLFEVRYSRFIAFRDAGVPDALVANAFAAIVPHSRDGAVLLGMMGPHTANAGQIYFPCGTPDPGDLREDGTVDLAGSAEREFLEETGLTLPEGAEEEWVLLRGDGQLAFLRPVRFDSDAESLKARIEAHRGHEDEPELARSVIVRSRAEIDAARMPGFVQAYLASVFPA encoded by the coding sequence GTGTCGGTTGAGATCGCGGGCGACGCCGCCCCCGGCTTCAGCATCACGCCGCTCCGGCGCGTCTCCGCCCGGCGTGTCGAGCACGACTGGTCCTGGATGCGGGACAATGCGGAGGCGATCGACCGCAACTGGGAGCAGCGCAAGGCGAAGACGCCGAGCCTGTTCGACGGGCCGGTCTATCTCGCCAGCGGCTGCGCCATCGCGGAGGATGCCTGCGAGGCGAGTCTGTTCGAGGTGCGCTACTCGCGCTTCATCGCCTTCCGCGACGCGGGCGTGCCGGATGCCCTGGTGGCCAACGCCTTCGCGGCGATCGTCCCGCATAGCCGCGACGGGGCGGTGCTGCTCGGCATGATGGGCCCCCACACCGCCAATGCCGGCCAGATCTACTTCCCCTGCGGCACGCCCGATCCGGGCGACCTGCGCGAGGACGGCACCGTCGATCTCGCCGGCAGCGCGGAACGCGAGTTTCTGGAGGAGACCGGCCTGACCCTGCCCGAGGGGGCGGAGGAGGAATGGGTGCTCCTGCGCGGCGACGGCCAGCTCGCCTTCCTGCGCCCCGTCCGCTTCGACAGCGACGCCGAGTCGCTGAAGGCCCGCATCGAGGCGCATCGCGGCCACGAGGACGAGCCGGAGCTCGCCCGCAGCGTGATCGTCCGCTCGCGGGCCGAGATCGACGCCGCCCGGATGCCGGGCTTCGTCCAGGCCTATCTTGCGAGCGTCTTTCCGGCGTGA
- a CDS encoding 2-isopropylmalate synthase yields MANTTESAKDRVVIFDTTLRDGEQCPGATMTLDEKLAVAELLDGMGVDIIEAGFPIASNGDFEAVSEIARRTKRATVAGLARAIPADIARAGEAVRHAQRGRIHTFVSTSAIHLAHQMRKTQDEVIEIILKTVTQARDLVEDVEWSAMDATRTDIDYLCRCVEAAIRSGATTINLPDTVGYATPQEYGAMFRAVRERVPNADKAIFSVHCHNDLGLAVANSLAGLEGGARQIECTINGIGERAGNAALEEIVMAIRTRADVMPYDTGIDTTMLTRASKLVSHAANFPVQYNKAIVGRNAFAHESGIHQDGMLKHSETYEIMTPASVGLAKTSLVMGKHSGRAAFKSKLTELGISLSDNQFQDVFERFKDLADRKKHVYDEDIEALVDEKLATAHDRIKLLSLSVIAGTRGPQRATMKIEMDGRTFTEEADGNGPVDAVFNAIHEIVPHDAVLELYQVHAVTEGTDAQAEVSVRLKAGERSVTARGADPDTLVASAKAYLSALNKLSAASVRLHAQHAAVV; encoded by the coding sequence ATGGCGAACACCACTGAGAGCGCGAAGGACCGCGTCGTCATCTTCGACACGACGTTGCGCGACGGCGAGCAATGCCCCGGCGCCACCATGACCCTCGACGAAAAGCTGGCGGTGGCCGAACTGCTCGACGGGATGGGCGTCGACATCATCGAGGCGGGCTTCCCGATCGCCTCCAACGGCGATTTCGAGGCCGTCTCCGAGATCGCCCGGCGCACCAAGCGCGCCACCGTCGCCGGCCTCGCCCGCGCCATCCCCGCCGACATCGCCCGCGCCGGCGAGGCGGTGCGCCACGCCCAGCGCGGCCGCATCCACACCTTCGTCTCGACCTCGGCGATCCACCTCGCCCACCAGATGCGCAAGACGCAGGACGAGGTGATCGAGATCATCCTGAAGACCGTGACCCAGGCCCGCGACCTCGTCGAGGACGTGGAATGGTCGGCCATGGACGCGACCCGCACCGACATCGACTATCTCTGCCGCTGCGTCGAAGCCGCGATCCGCTCCGGCGCCACCACCATCAACCTGCCCGACACGGTGGGCTACGCCACGCCGCAGGAATACGGCGCGATGTTCCGGGCCGTGCGCGAGCGCGTACCGAACGCCGACAAGGCGATCTTCTCCGTCCATTGCCACAACGATCTCGGCCTGGCGGTGGCGAACTCGCTCGCCGGCCTGGAGGGCGGCGCCCGGCAGATCGAGTGCACCATCAACGGCATCGGCGAGCGGGCCGGCAACGCCGCGCTCGAAGAGATTGTCATGGCGATCCGGACGCGGGCCGACGTGATGCCCTACGACACCGGCATCGACACGACGATGCTGACCCGCGCCTCGAAGCTCGTCAGCCACGCGGCGAACTTCCCCGTGCAGTACAACAAGGCCATCGTCGGCCGGAACGCCTTCGCCCACGAGAGCGGCATCCATCAGGACGGCATGCTCAAGCATTCCGAGACCTACGAGATCATGACCCCGGCCTCCGTTGGCCTCGCCAAGACCTCGCTGGTAATGGGCAAGCATTCGGGCCGGGCCGCCTTCAAGTCGAAGCTGACCGAACTCGGCATCTCGCTGTCCGACAACCAGTTCCAGGACGTGTTCGAGCGCTTCAAGGATCTGGCCGACCGCAAGAAGCACGTCTACGACGAGGACATCGAGGCGCTGGTGGACGAGAAGCTCGCCACCGCCCACGACCGCATCAAGCTGCTCTCGCTCTCGGTGATCGCCGGCACCCGCGGGCCGCAGCGCGCGACGATGAAGATCGAGATGGACGGCCGCACCTTCACCGAGGAGGCGGACGGCAACGGGCCCGTGGACGCGGTGTTCAACGCCATCCACGAGATCGTGCCGCACGATGCGGTGCTCGAACTCTATCAGGTCCACGCCGTGACCGAGGGGACCGACGCGCAGGCGGAGGTCTCAGTTCGCCTCAAGGCCGGCGAGCGCTCGGTGACGGCACGCGGCGCCGATCCGGATACGCTGGTGGCCTCCGCCAAGGCTTATCTCTCGGCCTTGAACAAGCTCTCGGCCGCCTCCGTGCGGCTGCACGCGCAGCACGCCGCGGTGGTTTAG